The proteins below are encoded in one region of Podarcis raffonei isolate rPodRaf1 chromosome 8, rPodRaf1.pri, whole genome shotgun sequence:
- the LOC128418663 gene encoding regulator of G-protein signaling 17-like: MESSSPAKGRQLSETTRRGLCRCCRRRHCCFCWCCCNCCTWNRLARKRRRDGVGCKVSSISNLESPLNLEERLTAEEAASWQWSFDSMLTSPAGRRIFMEFLQTEHSEENMSFWLACEDLKREQSPEQISEKAKKIYLDYISILSPKEVSIDAAVRETINNSLPSPGAHMFDEAQAQVYALMHRDSYPRFLKSPLYKSLEQRLTMPVADT; this comes from the exons ATGGAATCCAGCTCCCCAGCGAAAGGCCGTCAGCTTTCAGAGACTACGAGGAGAGGCCTATGTCGCTGCTGCCGTCGCAgacactgctgcttctgctggtgttgctgcaactgctgcaCATG GAACCGGTTGGCAAGGAAGAGACGGCGAGACGGTGTGGGATGTAAAGTGTCCAGCATCTCCAACCTGGAAAGCCCTTTAAACCTGGAGGAGAG GCTCACAGCGGAAGAAGCTGCCTCTTGGCAATGGTCCTTTGACTCCATGTTGACCAGTCCAGCTGGCCGGCGCATATTCATGGAGTTCCTGCAGACTGAGCACAGTGAAGAGAACATGTCCTTCTGGCTCGCCTGCGAGGACCTCAAAAGGGAGCAGAGCCCAGAGCAGATCTCGGAGAAAGCCAAGAAGATCTACCTGGATTACATCTCCATCCTCTCCCCAAAAGAG GTCAGCATTGATGCTGCAGTGCGCGAGACCATCAACAACTCCCTGCCATCACCTGGCGCTCACATGTTCGATGAGGCGCAAGCGCAAGTTTATGCTCTCATGCACCGGGATTCCTACCCCAGGTTCCTGAAGTCCCCTCTCTACAAATCACTGGAGCAGAGACTGACTATGCCAGTTGCTGACACCTAA